From the bacterium genome, the window AAATTATTGAACCGCTCCCGTATCCGTCAACCGCTGGATACTTCAGACTCAGCGTTCCTGTTGGAATCGTGGCTTCGCTTGAATTTCGGAATCTAAATAATCAAGTTATAAAAACTCAAAATGGACCTTGGTATGTTACTGCTGGCACCATAACTCATATTGGTTTTCCAACCCATATTGAGAATACCCTTTGGGAAATATTTGAAAATAACTAAAATATATCTTGACAAATATAGTCATTTATAATTATAATATTTAGTATAATAACTGACTTAATTATGTGGTTTATTGAGATAGGGGGCATGTATGAGTCCAAAACGGGTTAATAATATTCTCGAATTAATTGGTGATACCCCGATAGTGAAACTTAATAAAGTGGTTGGAGAAACCGATGCAACTGTCTGGGCAAAATTAGAAATGTTCAATCCATTATCGAGTGTGAAAGACCGAATTTGTTTAGCTATGGTTGAATCTGCGGAACAAGAAGGAAAACTAAAACCGGGAATGACCTTGGTTGAACCGACGAGTGGTAATACTGGCATCGGGTTAGCTATGGTTGCTGCGGTTAAAGGATATCGGCTGATTCTGACGATGCCAGAAACCATGAGTATTGAACGGCGAAAACTATTGAAGGCATTGGGGGCAGAACTGGTGCTTACTCCCGGAACCGAAGGAATGCCCGGCGCAGTTAAAAAAGCGGAAGAACTCGTTACTGCACATTCGGAATATGTTATGCTGCAACAATTTAAGAATCCAGCGAATCCTGAGGTTCATCGCCGAACTACCGCAAGAGAAATTCTAGAACAGGTTGGCAATGAAATTGACGCATTTATTGGTGGGGTTGGCACCGGCGGAACGATTACCGGCGTAGCGGAAGTTTTCAAAGAGCAATTAAAATTAACAACAAAATTTTATGCGGTAGAACCAAGTAAATCGCCGGTTATTTCCGGTGGAAAACGCGGTCCTCATAAAATTCAAGGGATTGGCGCAGGGTTCATTCCTGAAGTCTTACGAGTAGAACTCATTGACGAGATTATCCAAGTGCAGGAAGAAGATGCTGTAGCTACCGCCCGAGAGTTAGCGAAAAGAGAAGGTATTCTCGTTGGGATATCATCAGGTGCTGCATGTTGGGCTGCGTTGCAAGTGGCAAAAAAACTTGGGAAAGGGAAAACCGTTGTGGTTATCTTTCCTGATACTGGGGAACGGTATTTAAGTACCGACCTGTTCGACGCATAACCTCTCCCGATTGAACCGTGACTGGATATGGTATATTACTGTAATCAATCAGGGAGTTGAGTGGGTATTGCTCAGAGCAATACCCACTCAACTCCGGTGTAATTCATCATTAACTAGCGGTCTTTTAATTCTATGCACTTTGATAACGAAGATAAACGGCAGGTAGTCCATCTCACGATGGTAATTTTTGCGGTATTATTACGCTGGCTCGTTAAATGGCAAGCGATGGTTTTTGCCGCTGTAGCGCTATTGTTCAATCTGTTCATCTTACGTCGGCTGATACCAGATTTGTTTAGAGAACAGGAGCTAAAAAAAGGATATTCGATTGGCATAGTTATGTATCCGCTCGTGGTCTTAATTTTAGTAACAGTTTTCCCGCTCTATATCGCTGGCGGTGCTTGGGCGATTTTAGCGATCGGTGATAGTTTCTCGAACATCATCGGACGACGGTTTGGGAAGAAGAAATTATACTGGAATCCAGTGAAAAGTTATGCGGGATTAATTGGATTTATAATTCCGTCAATGATAGGAAGCGGTTTTTTCCTCTGGTGGATTAATCCCAACATTGGAGTTAAAGAACTAATTAACTTATCGGTTATTGGCTCAATAGTCAGTGGTATATTAGAGACATTACCGCTTAAAATAGATGATAATATTTTAGTTGGTTTAGGAGCTGGAATAACGTTATTTTTTTTATCTATATTATTGTAAGGTATGAACACAATCACATCCTCACAACCAATTGAGTCAGTGTCTGGGACAACTACGGGAGAAATATGTAGCCGATGTAAAGCTGAACTCTGTCAACGGCAAATTGTATGCAATCTTGCGCTAGGTTATGAGACTGTCTATCAATGTATCGTTTGCCTGGCAAAAGAAAAAAAACAACCTGCTCAAAGCTTATTTAACTATCTGCTTCGTTATATACAAACCCGCCCTTGCTATATGATAATGTGGCAGAAAACTCGATGTTCTGATACCCAGCGTATCAGATGCGAGTTTCGTGCATCCTGTGATCAATAATCACTATCACCCTCTATAATTATCCGTCAATTCCCTTATTACTCTGGTAGTTTTGGGTTAAAACCTGCTACAATGTATATTTGGAATTGGTGGATATATATGAAAAGGAGCAACCGCGTATGGCAAAAACAATCGCTGAAATCAATGAAAAAATTAAAAAAGGTCAAGTGGTAGTAGTTACCGCAGAAGAAGTTATTGACCTAGCAGCTAAAAAAGGAATTAAACGAGCGGCGCAAGAGATTGATGTTGTAACCACAGGAACTTTTGGTCCGATGTGTTCGTCCGGTGCCTTCATCAATTTAGGACATTCTAAACCGCGGATAAAAATCCAAAAAGCGTGGTTGAATGGGGTTAATGCATATGCTGGGTTAGCGGCGGTAGATATTTACCTTGGCGCAACCGAGATTCCAGATGATGACCCGGCAAACAAAATCTATCCTGGTGAATTTAAATATGGCGGCGCCCATGTTATCGAAGAACTCATCGCTGGAAAAGATGTGCGGCTAAAAGCGATTGCACATGGTACCGATTGTTATCCCCGAAAAGAAATTGATACCTGGATAAATTTAAAAGATTTAAATCAAGCGTATCTCTGTAATCCGCGAAACGCATATCAGAATTATAATGTTGCCGTGAATTCGTCTGACCGGGTATTGTATACCTACCTCGGTATGCTCTTACCGAAATTCGGGAATGCAAATTATTGTAGTGCTGGACAATTAAGTCCGTTACTGAATGACCCATTTTATAAAACTATCGGGATTGGAACC encodes:
- a CDS encoding homocysteine biosynthesis protein, with the translated sequence MAKTIAEINEKIKKGQVVVVTAEEVIDLAAKKGIKRAAQEIDVVTTGTFGPMCSSGAFINLGHSKPRIKIQKAWLNGVNAYAGLAAVDIYLGATEIPDDDPANKIYPGEFKYGGAHVIEELIAGKDVRLKAIAHGTDCYPRKEIDTWINLKDLNQAYLCNPRNAYQNYNVAVNSSDRVLYTYLGMLLPKFGNANYCSAGQLSPLLNDPFYKTIGIGTRIFLGGGIGYVYWEGTQHTPTVKRTDRGVPRTPAGTLAVVGDLKQMSPKWIKAVSFTGYGVSLAVGIGVPIPILNEEILEYTTIKDEDIVAPIVDYATAYPERKPDILGEVDYKQLRSGTIKLNGKDVPTGGLSSYAKAREIALLLKQWIQERKFLLTEAVQPLPGPESGQTFKPLNDRP
- the cysK gene encoding cysteine synthase A; translation: MSPKRVNNILELIGDTPIVKLNKVVGETDATVWAKLEMFNPLSSVKDRICLAMVESAEQEGKLKPGMTLVEPTSGNTGIGLAMVAAVKGYRLILTMPETMSIERRKLLKALGAELVLTPGTEGMPGAVKKAEELVTAHSEYVMLQQFKNPANPEVHRRTTAREILEQVGNEIDAFIGGVGTGGTITGVAEVFKEQLKLTTKFYAVEPSKSPVISGGKRGPHKIQGIGAGFIPEVLRVELIDEIIQVQEEDAVATARELAKREGILVGISSGAACWAALQVAKKLGKGKTVVVIFPDTGERYLSTDLFDA